A region of Toxorhynchites rutilus septentrionalis strain SRP chromosome 1, ASM2978413v1, whole genome shotgun sequence DNA encodes the following proteins:
- the LOC129764607 gene encoding uncharacterized protein LOC129764607, with protein sequence MVRGESYKYLGFRQLTGIRHSDIKTELRDKFLSRVNCVLRTFLNAGNKVRAINTFAVPLLTFSFGVVKWSKTDLEDLERRMRKAFKEAGMHHPQSALERVSLPRKDGGLGIVDISALCVAQVRQLREYFAERANQNALYRAVCAADRGYSALHLAQAEYQLNCNLQTVEEKIAAWKQKAVHGAHPHQLDRPHVDKAASNLWLTRGELSSVVEADMIAIQDRIMPTRNCRRYVWHQDVDDICRMCHQPGENIEHIMGGCPVLANAAYTERHNNVARIVHRQLALQCALLEDNVPNYRYLPAPVLENDRFKLYWDRTVLTDLSIHHNRPDIMVYDKSDRKVTIIDVAIPLNQNLEETHGRKICKYRPLAVELKELWGLREVPRIVPVVLSGTGIVPKTLLEALKVLNMEKELAGIQKSVILSTCAIVRQFLGQD encoded by the coding sequence atggttcgtggcgaatcctataaatatcttggattccgacagctcaccgggattcgccactccgacatcaagacggagctgcgagacaagttcttgagtcgagtgaactgtgtcctgaggactttcctcaacgcggggaacaaggtacgcgcgatcaacacattcgcggttcccctgctgaccttcagttttggtgtagtcaaatggagcaaaactgacctagaggaccttgagaggaggatgaggaaagcattcaaagaggccggaatgcaccatcctcaatcggcactggagagagtttcactgccacgcaaagatgggggacttggaatagtcgacatatctgcactgtgtgttgcccaggtacgacaactgcgcgagtacttcgcagaacgcgccaaccaaaacgcgctataccgggctgtctgcgccgccgacagaggatacagcgctctgcacttggcgcaagcggagtaccaactcaactgcaatctgcagacagtggaggagaagattgcagcttggaagcagaaggcagtgcatggtgcccacccccatcaactggatcggccacacgtcgacaaggccgcatctaatctgtggctaacgcgtggtgaactctcttcagtagtagaagccgacatgatagccatccaggacaggataatgccgacgagaaactgcaggcggtacgtctggcatcaagacgttgatgacatttgccggatgtgccatcaaccaggtgaaaacatagagcacattatgggaggctgtcccgttttggccaacgcagcctacaccgagcgccacaacaacgtggcccgtattgttcatcgacaactggcgctccaatgtgctctactggaagacaacgtaccaaactaccggtacctgcctgcacctgtcctggaaaatgaccgtttcaagctgtactgggatcgcactgttctgaccgacctctcgatccaccacaaccgcccagatataatggtttacgacaagagcgaccgcaaagtcaccatcatcgatgtcgctattccactgaaccagaatctggaggagacccacggtcgcaaaatctgcaagtaccgaccattggccgtggagctcaaggaactgtgggggctaagggaggtcccaagaattgttccagtcgttctctctggaactggaattgtcccgaagacacttctggaagcgctaaaggtgttgaacatggagaaggaattggccggcatccaaaagtcggtcatccttagcacctgcgcgattgtccgacaatttctcggtcaggactga